A genomic segment from Nicotiana sylvestris chromosome 1, ASM39365v2, whole genome shotgun sequence encodes:
- the LOC138873834 gene encoding uncharacterized protein, producing the protein MAPFETLYGQRCRSPIGWFESGDAKLYGTDLVKDALENVKLIQERLRIAQSRQKSYADQKVRDLSFMVGEKVLLKISPMKGIMRFRKKVKLSPSKIQLDESLGYEEEQVAIVDRQVHQLKSKRIFTINGSTEGPTSRGGNLGVQGGHAE; encoded by the exons atggctccatttgagacTTTATATGGTCAGAGATGTCGTTCTCCCATCGGGTGGTTTGAGTCCGGCGatgctaagttatatggtactgatttggtgaaggatgccttggaaaatgtaaagttgattcaagagcgaCTTCGCATAgctcagtctagacagaagagttatgcggatcagaaGGTGCGTGATTTGTCAtttatggttggcgagaaggttctcttgaaaatctcgccgatgaagggaattatgagattcaggaagaaggtcaagttgagcccaag CAAGATTCAGTTAGATGAGAgcctgggttatgaggaggagcaagttgccattgttgataggcAGGTTCACCAGTTGAAATCCAAAAGGATTTTCACGATAAATGGTTCAACAGAAGGGCCAACCAGtagaggaggcaacctgggagtccaaggaggacatgcagagtag